The following coding sequences are from one Saprospiraceae bacterium window:
- a CDS encoding DUF1211 domain-containing protein, translated as MKKGRIEAFSDGVLAIIVTIMVLELKIPHGNSWSDLLALWPKFSSYILSFLMIIIYWNNHHHVFQTVEKVNGKILWTNGLLLFFLSLVPFGTAWMGESHFDSTPVAFIGIIFLLSGSSYQLLTKFIINEHGQDSVLAKAMVNDIKGTISLVVYILGILISYYYPIVSAILYLLVGIMWLIPDKRIEREFRKN; from the coding sequence ATGAAAAAAGGAAGAATAGAAGCATTTAGTGATGGTGTCTTGGCCATCATTGTCACGATCATGGTACTGGAATTGAAAATTCCCCATGGCAATTCCTGGTCTGATTTACTGGCTTTATGGCCTAAATTTTCAAGCTATATCCTGAGCTTCTTGATGATCATCATCTATTGGAATAACCATCATCATGTTTTTCAAACAGTTGAGAAAGTAAATGGAAAAATCCTTTGGACCAATGGCTTGCTACTTTTCTTTCTTTCTCTCGTACCTTTTGGCACTGCTTGGATGGGCGAATCGCATTTTGATTCTACACCTGTGGCTTTCATTGGGATCATTTTCCTTCTTTCCGGGTCAAGTTATCAATTACTTACCAAGTTTATTATAAATGAGCATGGGCAGGATTCAGTACTTGCCAAAGCTATGGTAAATGATATCAAGGGGACAATTTCATTGGTGGTTTATATCCTGGGCATACTTATCTCTTATTATTATCCTATCGTTTCGGCAATTCTATATCTCCTGGTGGGTATTATGTGGCTGATTCCTGATAAACGTATCGAAAGAGAATTTCGAAAAAACTGA
- a CDS encoding IS66 family transposase — MPPSSDLYKTKKIKSAFTRKQNKNSGGQKGHEGKTLDKVEFVDEVIVLEPKRCQCGADLTKVKGVIIETRQEFDIPPQEIRIIEYQRKECICPYCQAITAGHFPNHIQAPTQYGSTIKAVCVIMSVNYKIPLAKIVQLMEDLYQIRINESSIINWLKQSYNLMKPTEDQVKEHLLNSKLVHADETGVNINGKNYWNHVVSTDKLTHQFINEKRGQKAIRNEASILPYYKGILVHDCWSSYFTLEQVKHVICGAHLIRELNALIEDKSKWAFRFQKYLLELHNSPIAKNKKNKKQILLDYNKILRQGIHEEPPPRRTSYRGRIKNSKGLNLINRLIKYKESVLGFAFSNLIPFTNNQAERDIRHCKTKQKVAGCFRSLEGAKYYMRISSITITLRKNSVNVLDWIKSLFAEGIFTLPLT; from the coding sequence ATGCCTCCTTCTTCGGACCTATACAAGACTAAGAAGATAAAGAGTGCATTTACCAGGAAACAGAATAAGAATTCAGGTGGGCAAAAGGGTCACGAGGGAAAGACTTTAGATAAAGTAGAATTTGTGGATGAGGTTATAGTTTTGGAACCGAAACGATGTCAATGTGGAGCAGATCTTACAAAAGTCAAAGGTGTAATAATTGAAACAAGACAAGAATTTGATATTCCTCCACAGGAGATCCGGATAATAGAATATCAACGTAAAGAATGTATATGTCCGTACTGTCAGGCTATAACTGCCGGACATTTTCCAAATCACATACAAGCGCCGACGCAGTATGGTTCAACCATAAAGGCTGTATGTGTAATAATGAGTGTAAATTATAAAATTCCACTGGCAAAGATTGTCCAGTTGATGGAAGATCTATATCAGATCAGAATAAACGAATCCAGTATTATCAATTGGTTGAAACAATCTTATAACTTAATGAAACCAACAGAAGATCAGGTAAAAGAACATTTACTGAATAGCAAATTAGTGCATGCGGATGAAACAGGAGTTAATATCAATGGTAAAAATTATTGGAATCATGTAGTATCGACTGACAAACTAACTCACCAGTTTATAAACGAGAAAAGAGGTCAAAAAGCAATTCGAAATGAAGCTTCCATATTACCATATTATAAAGGAATACTAGTGCATGATTGCTGGTCTAGCTATTTTACATTAGAACAAGTTAAACATGTAATATGCGGAGCACATCTCATAAGGGAACTCAATGCATTAATAGAAGATAAATCAAAGTGGGCTTTTCGATTTCAAAAATATTTATTAGAACTACATAATTCACCGATAGCTAAAAATAAGAAAAATAAAAAACAAATACTTCTTGACTATAACAAAATACTACGACAAGGAATTCATGAAGAACCGCCACCAAGAAGAACAAGTTACAGAGGTCGAATTAAAAATTCAAAAGGATTGAACTTAATCAACAGACTAATTAAATATAAGGAATCTGTATTGGGATTTGCCTTCAGCAACTTAATACCATTTACAAACAATCAAGCAGAACGCGATATTCGCCATTGCAAAACAAAACAAAAAGTGGCTGGATGCTTTAGATCTCTGGAAGGTGCGAAATACTATATGCGTATTTCCTCCATAACAATCACTTTAAGAAAAAACTCAGTGAATGTGCTCGATTGGATAAAATCTCTATTTGCTGAAGGTATTTTTACCTTACCTTTGACCTAA
- a CDS encoding VOC family protein, with amino-acid sequence MKRVTGIGGVFFKCKDPKAVTEWYKNHLGLDTNPYGATFEWYESADSTKKAQTQWSPFAESSKYFEKEFMINYRVENLVELVEELKKEGVTILDNIETYDYGKFVHILDAEGTKVQLWEAVD; translated from the coding sequence ATGAAAAGGGTAACGGGAATTGGTGGCGTTTTTTTCAAATGTAAGGATCCAAAAGCAGTGACTGAATGGTACAAAAATCATCTTGGACTAGACACAAACCCTTATGGCGCGACTTTTGAATGGTATGAAAGTGCGGACAGCACTAAAAAAGCACAAACTCAATGGTCACCTTTTGCTGAAAGCTCCAAGTACTTTGAAAAAGAATTTATGATCAATTACAGGGTGGAAAACCTAGTGGAGTTAGTAGAAGAATTGAAAAAAGAAGGCGTGACCATCCTTGACAATATTGAGACATATGATTATGGAAAATTTGTTCACATTCTGGATGCTGAAGGGACCAAGGTGCAACTATGGGAGGCAGTAGATTAA
- a CDS encoding helix-turn-helix transcriptional regulator, whose product MHKILKLKRYKLNGTYFYCPVDLTLKIVGGRWKGVVIWNLRNGTKRFSEMKRTLVTINDKMLSQTFKELEEQGVVHRKVYQVVPPKVEYSLTEEGKKLLPIMEAMSSYGSKFEVE is encoded by the coding sequence TTGCATAAAATTCTAAAATTGAAAAGGTATAAGCTCAATGGTACTTACTTTTATTGTCCTGTAGATCTGACATTGAAAATTGTGGGAGGAAGGTGGAAGGGTGTTGTAATCTGGAATCTGCGTAATGGCACGAAGAGATTTAGTGAAATGAAAAGAACACTGGTCACTATAAACGACAAAATGCTTTCACAGACATTTAAAGAGCTTGAAGAACAAGGCGTAGTTCATCGTAAAGTTTATCAGGTAGTTCCACCTAAAGTTGAATATAGTCTCACCGAAGAAGGTAAAAAATTGCTTCCAATTATGGAAGCAATGAGTTCGTATGGATCAAAGTTTGAAGTAGAATAA
- a CDS encoding NmrA family NAD(P)-binding protein, with protein MSKNISIIGATGMIGIPVTKELVKAGFNVTALVRNPEKAKSIFPAGVNFVKGDLDDKNSIGLALENADGLYINISTRPTDKENQFNPEAQGLDHIISAAKTNGNIKQIVLLSSFLARNYQGNWWVFNSKKSSIDRVKKSGIPYTIFYPSNFMENLISEGMKRGNKLNFINASVNHKSWWIAGEDFGRNVAQAFLTEKALDQEYPVQGPEALTMQEAAQKFVGAYSKERLSVGSMPYGVLKFLGYFIPQMKFVSKLMNVMINNFETFESQKTWDQLGRPQLTVEGFAHKT; from the coding sequence ATGTCAAAGAATATAAGCATTATTGGCGCCACAGGGATGATTGGAATTCCTGTAACAAAAGAGTTAGTCAAAGCGGGTTTTAATGTCACTGCATTGGTAAGAAATCCTGAAAAAGCGAAATCAATTTTTCCAGCAGGTGTAAATTTTGTGAAAGGGGATTTGGACGATAAAAATTCAATCGGGCTTGCTCTTGAAAATGCGGATGGACTGTATATCAATATTTCAACCCGCCCTACGGATAAAGAAAACCAGTTCAATCCTGAAGCTCAAGGTTTAGACCATATCATATCTGCTGCAAAAACCAATGGCAACATTAAACAGATTGTTCTTTTATCATCCTTTCTGGCGCGCAATTATCAAGGTAACTGGTGGGTTTTCAATTCCAAGAAATCAAGCATTGACAGAGTAAAAAAATCAGGGATTCCTTATACTATTTTTTATCCTTCAAACTTCATGGAAAATCTCATTTCTGAAGGGATGAAAAGAGGAAATAAACTCAATTTTATTAACGCTTCGGTAAACCATAAATCCTGGTGGATTGCCGGTGAAGACTTTGGCAGAAATGTCGCACAAGCTTTTTTGACAGAAAAAGCTTTGGATCAAGAATATCCTGTGCAGGGACCGGAAGCTCTGACTATGCAGGAGGCTGCTCAGAAATTTGTCGGTGCCTATTCCAAGGAAAGGCTTTCAGTGGGATCTATGCCATACGGAGTATTAAAATTTCTCGGATACTTCATACCTCAAATGAAGTTTGTCTCAAAATTAATGAATGTAATGATCAATAATTTTGAGACATTTGAGTCTCAAAAAACCTGGGACCAATTGGGCAGACCTCAATTGACCGTAGAAGGTTTTGCTCACAAAACATAA
- a CDS encoding VOC family protein: MENQSSEGRVTGIGGIFFKCKSPKELRAWYEQNLGIKVNQYGAVFEWRQGLDSSQKGFTQWSPFNEKTKYFDPSTKEFMINFRVDNLDKLLYKLKQNHISIVDTIEAFDYGKFLHIMDLEGNKIELWEPNDSVYEKLGESLKCETNK, from the coding sequence ATTGAAAATCAATCATCGGAAGGCCGGGTCACTGGTATAGGCGGAATCTTCTTCAAGTGCAAAAGTCCTAAAGAACTCAGAGCTTGGTATGAGCAGAATTTAGGGATAAAAGTCAATCAATACGGCGCTGTCTTCGAGTGGAGACAGGGATTGGATTCAAGCCAAAAGGGATTCACACAATGGAGTCCTTTTAATGAAAAAACCAAATACTTTGATCCTTCAACAAAAGAATTTATGATTAATTTCCGGGTAGATAATTTGGACAAACTACTCTACAAATTAAAGCAAAATCATATCTCAATTGTCGATACTATAGAAGCCTTCGATTATGGAAAATTTTTGCATATTATGGATTTAGAGGGCAATAAAATTGAGTTGTGGGAGCCTAATGACAGCGTATATGAAAAGTTAGGAGAAAGCCTCAAATGCGAAACAAATAAGTAG
- a CDS encoding ester cyclase, whose product MKKVIYWALLTVFLVSSAQAQTSKHSSKKHLKMSIDANKEIALSLSKSIMKGDWAKVEDLLSDDFQYFGDGQAAIGKKEYIYFMKEILSKGFTNMDMHFNRVVGEADMVAVDYTNFMDNSGVYFGIPATGKRIASTGQFMRQIKNGQVVAEWQTTNTYGMMVQLGVIPPPKK is encoded by the coding sequence ATGAAAAAAGTAATTTATTGGGCATTGCTCACAGTATTTCTAGTTTCTTCTGCCCAGGCACAAACATCAAAACATTCAAGTAAAAAACATTTAAAAATGAGTATTGACGCAAACAAAGAAATCGCTTTGTCACTTTCAAAATCTATTATGAAAGGAGATTGGGCTAAAGTAGAAGATTTGCTTTCAGATGATTTCCAGTATTTTGGGGATGGTCAGGCTGCCATAGGAAAGAAAGAATACATCTACTTCATGAAAGAAATTCTGAGCAAGGGATTCACCAATATGGATATGCACTTTAATCGCGTAGTGGGTGAGGCTGATATGGTCGCCGTAGATTACACCAACTTCATGGACAACTCTGGTGTTTATTTTGGAATTCCCGCGACAGGTAAGCGCATAGCATCTACAGGACAATTCATGAGGCAAATAAAAAATGGTCAGGTTGTGGCAGAATGGCAGACCACAAATACATATGGCATGATGGTCCAACTTGGTGTAATTCCACCTCCAAAAAAATAA
- a CDS encoding NIPSNAP family protein yields MITEIRIYKFKENSSENFIKVFTEQSLPMMKSWKINVVDYGFSLIDKESFYLIRNYESLEQRKESQDAFYGSDEWINGPEKEIMDCIDTYNTIVTDNSTFLANLNDEKRTTTG; encoded by the coding sequence ATGATAACAGAAATAAGAATATACAAATTCAAAGAAAATTCGTCAGAGAATTTTATTAAAGTTTTCACAGAACAATCATTGCCAATGATGAAAAGTTGGAAAATTAATGTCGTCGACTATGGCTTTTCACTTATCGATAAAGAAAGTTTTTATTTAATTCGCAATTACGAAAGCTTAGAGCAACGTAAAGAAAGCCAAGACGCATTTTATGGAAGTGATGAATGGATTAACGGGCCAGAAAAAGAGATTATGGATTGCATTGATACTTACAACACAATTGTAACAGACAACTCAACATTTTTAGCGAATTTGAATGACGAAAAAAGAACAACGACCGGCTAA
- a CDS encoding YHYH protein — protein sequence MKNNLLAIALISISLTTAISQINPAISSWLQNKSKTGYYYVSGNSIPVSHGILVNCQSVEYSANNVYVHATGMPAYHVGPYLDGNPNQAGNQNAIFKLPLNPTENTGTKTATQGGNIGIFINGVAMFDFRDDVAWNTNTNSWCGGPGNAPCPGGPGTTQSWYRDAIVFEKKGFDCAKGHPAGSNYHHHQNPSAFDLDKTVISNICNLYDSDGLYVIDPTKHSPLLGFAYDGFPVYGAYGYANTDGSGGITRIKSGYQLRKITVRTHHADGTDVPDGPAVNTSYPLGTFREDYEWISHSNDPSYLDAHNGRFCVTPEYPKGTYCYFATVDEQHNSAYPYIVGPKYYGVKTGTKVSSISETTTVYNPVLSNQNPSSENIDIKIIPVSASDLIAIQVKGLNPNDIDLSLFDLQGKMISQTTIDKGQTIAYFDIQTLYAGTYFIQIKYGNHFQTEKLVLQK from the coding sequence ATGAAAAATAATTTGTTAGCCATAGCCCTAATCAGCATCAGCTTAACAACGGCTATTTCGCAAATCAATCCGGCCATATCGAGTTGGTTGCAAAACAAATCAAAAACTGGGTATTACTATGTTTCAGGGAATTCAATACCTGTCTCACATGGAATTTTGGTCAATTGTCAGTCGGTAGAATACTCTGCAAACAATGTGTATGTCCATGCGACTGGAATGCCGGCTTATCATGTCGGTCCTTATTTGGATGGAAACCCCAATCAAGCCGGTAATCAGAATGCTATCTTTAAATTGCCGTTAAATCCAACCGAAAATACAGGTACGAAAACCGCAACTCAGGGAGGAAACATAGGTATCTTTATCAATGGTGTGGCTATGTTCGATTTCAGGGATGATGTAGCATGGAATACCAACACAAATTCTTGGTGCGGTGGCCCGGGAAATGCACCTTGTCCGGGAGGTCCCGGCACTACACAATCTTGGTATCGTGACGCAATCGTTTTTGAAAAGAAAGGATTTGATTGTGCGAAGGGGCACCCGGCCGGTTCAAACTACCATCATCACCAGAATCCAAGTGCCTTTGACCTGGACAAAACTGTGATTTCAAATATTTGTAATCTTTATGATTCCGACGGATTGTACGTTATTGATCCTACAAAGCACTCTCCGCTGTTGGGATTTGCTTACGATGGATTTCCTGTTTATGGAGCTTATGGGTACGCGAATACTGATGGATCTGGCGGGATCACACGGATCAAATCCGGTTATCAGTTGCGTAAAATAACGGTAAGGACCCATCATGCCGATGGTACAGATGTACCTGATGGCCCGGCTGTCAATACCAGTTACCCTCTGGGAACTTTTCGTGAAGATTACGAATGGATTTCTCATTCTAATGATCCAAGCTATCTGGACGCACACAATGGCCGTTTCTGCGTGACTCCGGAGTATCCTAAAGGAACTTACTGCTATTTTGCCACCGTTGACGAACAGCACAACTCTGCCTACCCATACATAGTCGGACCTAAATATTATGGTGTTAAAACAGGAACAAAAGTGAGTTCAATTTCCGAAACAACGACGGTTTATAATCCGGTTCTGTCCAATCAAAATCCTTCGTCAGAAAATATAGATATAAAGATTATACCCGTTTCGGCTTCAGACCTGATTGCGATCCAAGTCAAAGGACTTAATCCAAATGATATAGATCTGAGTTTGTTTGATTTACAAGGAAAGATGATTAGCCAGACCACTATTGATAAAGGGCAAACGATCGCTTATTTCGATATTCAGACATTGTATGCAGGAACTTATTTTATACAAATCAAGTATGGAAATCATTTCCAAACTGAAAAGCTTGTTTTACAGAAATAA
- a CDS encoding c-type cytochrome, producing MRTFIYSCAFIALGFMSFRWICGNIFPYQPSHFPVPFYPFQDNPPDSLMVEIGKRLFFDPKLSANNSISCASCHSPFNAFAHTDHELSHGIHDSIGNRNAPALFNLAWQQSFMWDGAINHLDVQPLAPISHAAEMGSSINEVIQKIEAITLYRNLYFEACGDSSISSAKILKALAQYQLTLVSANSKYDRVVQGQEKFSVQEEKGYKLFLKNCNRCHTEPLFSNFSFEKNGLALDPDLNDQGRYRVTLLEEDRMKFKVPSLRNLVFTYPYMHDGRFATLKEVIHHYAGDFNTKLDSSEKASKAIILNPNDQVDLIAFLLTLSDKEFVFDPKHLLK from the coding sequence ATGAGAACGTTCATTTATTCGTGTGCCTTTATTGCCTTAGGATTCATGTCGTTCAGATGGATTTGCGGTAATATTTTTCCCTATCAGCCTTCACACTTTCCTGTACCTTTTTATCCTTTTCAAGACAATCCACCGGACAGCTTGATGGTAGAGATTGGAAAGCGTTTATTTTTTGACCCTAAATTATCTGCTAACAATTCGATCTCATGTGCTTCTTGTCACTCGCCTTTCAATGCTTTTGCTCATACGGATCATGAATTGAGTCACGGTATTCATGATTCAATTGGAAATAGAAATGCGCCTGCTCTTTTTAATCTTGCATGGCAGCAATCTTTTATGTGGGATGGAGCCATCAATCATCTCGATGTCCAGCCTCTGGCACCAATATCTCATGCAGCTGAAATGGGTAGCTCCATCAATGAAGTAATCCAAAAAATCGAAGCAATAACTCTTTACCGCAATCTGTATTTCGAGGCATGTGGGGACTCCAGTATAAGCAGTGCTAAAATTTTGAAAGCTTTGGCTCAATACCAGCTTACACTAGTGTCTGCAAACTCAAAATATGATAGGGTCGTGCAGGGACAGGAGAAATTTTCTGTGCAGGAGGAAAAAGGGTATAAACTGTTTTTGAAGAATTGCAATCGGTGCCATACGGAACCTCTGTTTTCAAACTTTTCATTCGAAAAAAATGGACTTGCGCTTGACCCGGATTTAAATGATCAGGGGCGATATAGAGTGACACTACTAGAAGAAGACAGAATGAAATTTAAAGTACCCAGTTTGCGTAATTTAGTATTTACATATCCATATATGCATGATGGCAGGTTTGCGACGTTAAAAGAAGTAATTCACCATTATGCAGGGGATTTCAACACCAAATTGGATAGTTCGGAGAAAGCAAGCAAGGCAATCATTTTAAACCCAAATGATCAAGTTGACTTAATCGCTTTTCTTCTAACTTTATCGGACAAAGAATTTGTGTTCGATCCGAAACATTTGTTGAAGTAA